The Pseudomonadota bacterium genome includes a region encoding these proteins:
- a CDS encoding nitroreductase family protein, which produces MIDDLAFNETLRVIYQRRSIRQFEERPVADALIRMVLDAANQAPSAHNQQSWKFIIVRDERKQQLARLVTARAADFPKPLSSILRMAARSIGSAAVVVAAMNTGALIAHGRELFKIEPGLAADFFRTMEIQSSAAAMENLLLAATSLGLGSVWLGVLFLIKNEILAFLGEKEGEFMAVIPLGYPLRSRPSGPRKRSLEYVVEGL; this is translated from the coding sequence ATGATCGATGATCTCGCGTTCAATGAAACCTTACGGGTGATTTATCAGCGTCGCAGTATTCGTCAGTTCGAGGAGCGTCCCGTTGCCGATGCCCTGATTCGAATGGTGTTGGATGCCGCCAACCAGGCACCTTCCGCTCACAATCAGCAGTCCTGGAAATTTATCATTGTCCGGGACGAGAGGAAGCAGCAGCTCGCTCGCCTGGTCACCGCCCGGGCGGCGGATTTTCCCAAACCTTTGTCCTCGATTTTAAGAATGGCGGCCCGCAGTATCGGCAGCGCCGCGGTGGTGGTGGCCGCGATGAATACCGGCGCCCTGATCGCGCACGGCCGGGAGCTTTTTAAGATCGAGCCCGGACTTGCCGCCGACTTCTTTCGCACCATGGAAATTCAGAGTTCGGCGGCGGCTATGGAAAATCTTCTGCTGGCCGCGACTTCCCTGGGTCTGGGCAGTGTCTGGCTCGGGGTTCTTTTTCTGATCAAGAACGAGATTCTCGCTTTTCTCGGGGAAAAAGAGGGGGAGTTCATGGCAGTGATTCCTCTGGGTTACCCGCTGCGCAGCCGTCCTTCCGGCCCCCGGAAACGTTCGCTTGAATATGTGGTTGAAGGTTTGTAG